Within the Terriglobales bacterium genome, the region AGGCCAGCCAGCGCGAATCGGGCGACCAGGTCGGCTCCGAGCCGTGATCGTCGGCGCCGCCCACTCGCACGGACTTGCCGTCAGCCACCGTCATGACCCACAGCGTTGCGTACGGACGCCCCGTGCCGTCGTTGTTGTCCACGACGTAGGCCAGCCGCGTGCCATCAGGCGAGAACGCGACGTCGGCCACGCTGCGCAGGCGCAACAGGTCAGAAGCCTGCAAACCAGCGGGAAATGACGCAACCGTCTGCGCAACCGCGCAACAGGTCAGAAACAGAACTAGCAACGCTCGCGACAATGAACTCATGAACTCCCCCGCGTTTTTGGTGAGAACCGAGGACCGCGAACTGACAACTACTTCAACGACGGCCGCTTCCCTCCCGGCGCGCTGCCTGCCACGCGAACGATCGTTCCTTGCGGCCCGACCGCGTATCCCGCGTCGGGCGCTGCGAACGCAACCGCGTTGAAGTTGCCCTCGGCCAGGTGCTTCCACGTGCGTCCGCCGTCAATGGAATAGTCGGAACCGGTCGTTCCGACCGCGATCATCGTGGGCCACTGCGTGTTCGGGACCACCGCCACCGCCGACCGGTATCCGGCCGGCTGCTCCGACGCCAGCTTCCACGTCTTGCCTCCGTCGCTCGTCCAGGCCGCGTTTGCGTTGGCGACGGTGGGACTCTTGTAGTCGCCGCCGACGATCACACCCCGGTCGGTGTCGGCGAATGCAACCGAGAAAATTCCCGCGCCCTCTTTCCCCGCGGCAAACGGCGTGCTCACCGCCGTCCACGTCTTGCCGGCGTCGCTGGTGCGAAACACGCGCCCCACCGCCCCGCCGCCGGTCACGAACCAGGCGTACTTTTTCTCCGCCACGGCCACGCACGTTCCGCTCGCCGCAAAGGCGCCTTCGCCGTCGAGCGCCGCGGGCATGCCGCGCTCCGGCACGGCGGTCCACATCGCGCCCCCGTCAGACGTGAGCAGCACCGTGAAGCGTCCGCCCACCGGATCGCCGACAACGATGCCGTGCTGCGCGTCCCAGAACGCCATGCAGTCGAGAAAGCCCTTGGGATCGTGATTCGCGTATTGCGCGGTCCAATGCGCGCCGCCATCGGTGGTCTTGAAGATGCGTGACGCCTCGCCCGGCCCGGCCGCCAGCAGGTACGCCGTGCTCGCATCGAAGGCCTGCACGTCGCGAAAGTCGAGCGTCTCGGCGCCGGCCACCTGCGCCGGCGTCCACGTCTCGCCGCCGTCGGTCGTCCGCAGATACGTGCCCCGCGTGCCGCTCGCCCACGCAATTTTGCCGTCCACAACCGAAATCCCGCGCAGGCTGCTGGTCGTTCCGCTGTTCTGCGGCGCCCACTGGGCAAAGCACTGCGTTGCGAGCAGCAGGATTGCGATCGGCACACTCCTCTTCATAAGGGAAAACAGTCTATCGAATGGCACGAAAATGCGCGCCTGCCGCGGGGCAGGCGCGCCCCTATGACTTGGTGCTCGCAACTCGGTTCTCGGCACTGCTCTACTTCGACCCTCCCGCCTGCGCATCGGCGCCCTTCAGTTCGATGGGATTGCCGGCGAACAGCGTGCTCGCTCCCTTGTCGAGCGCCAGCTTGTTGAAGTCGTTCACGTCGCCCTTGAGCAGCGCGTTGAACTCGGCCAGGTGCGACTCCAGCTGCTTGCGCAGCGTGGCCATCTCTTCCTGTTCCAGTTCAGTCGGCGCCACGCCGTAGCGGCCGCTGATGGAGAACATCAGTCCCTGCAGCCGTTGCTGGAAGCGGTCCAGGTAATGCAGCGTATCGCTGCCGCCCTGTTGCAGCTCGGTGTTGAAGATCTTCTCCTCGAACCCGCGCAGCTTGCGGTCGAGCGCCCGCGCCTGCTGCATCACCGGCTGATACGACGCCTGCGCCACGCCGCCCTCCTCGTTGCCCGCGCTGAGGAAGCGCTGCACCGCGAGCAGCTGTGTGTGCATGCTCTCCAGCCGGTTCAGCGCCGTGTTCAGGGCCGTCACCTCGTCGCGCAACTCCAGCGCCGCCTTGGTCTGCGCCGCGAACACCTCCATCGGGATGTTGAAGCGCGGATCAGGACGCGTTTCCGCCACCGTGGTTTGCGAATCGTTGCCCACGCTCACCGTGATCTTGAAGCTGCCCGGAACCACCGGCGGCCCCGAGCGCGGGAAGAATTCGGCTTCGAACTCGCTTTCCTGCTGCTGCTGGAAGTCCAGACGCGTGGCGCCGTCGTAGGTCATGTCCCAGCTCACGCGATTGAACCCGGCATTCGCGGTGCCGTAGAACGTGCGGACCTTCTGGCCGGCCGCGTCGGTGACCGTGATTTTCACCGGCGTCTGCCGCCGGCGGCGCATCTCCGGCGTGGTCTCCAGCGCCGACTTCAACCAGTACTGCACCACCACGCCCGGCGGCGGATTCGGCGCCGGCGGCGTGGCCGATGAGTTGAACCCGCCGCGGTTCCAGTTCTGCCAGCGGCGCGCCGGCAGCGTGGTGAACACGTGCAGGTTCGTGTTGGCCGCGATCTTGTCCTGTTCTTCCAGCGGCACGATGTTGTCGAGGACGAACAACCCCCGCCCGTGCGTGGCCACGATCAGGTCGTGACGGTCCTTGTGGAACTTCACGTCATACACGGGAACGTTCGGGAAGTTGCCCTTCAGCGGCTTCCAGTCGTCACCATCGTTCATGGAAAAGTACAGCCCGGTGTCGGTGCCCAGCACCAGGAAGCCCTTGCGGTTGGGGTTCTCGCGCACAACCCGCGCCGGCTCGTCGTCCGGCAGGCCCTTGATGATCGCCGTCCAAGTCTTGCCGCCATCGTGCGTGCGGTAGACGTATGGCTTGTTGTTGTCGAGCTGGTGCGCGTCGTAGGCCACGTACGCCGACTCGGGCGAGAACGGAGACACGTCGATCTGCTGAATGCGCGCCCACTCCGGCGCGCCCTTCGGCGTCACGTTCGTCCAGTGCGCGCCGCCGTCTTTGGTCATCTGCACCAGGCCGTCGTCGGTGCCCACCCAGATCACGTTCGCGTCGGTCGGCGCGATACTGAACGAGAGGATGGTGCCATAGGTCTCCGCGCCGCTCAGGTCGAGCAGGATCTGCCCGCCGCTGGAGGCCTGCTTCGTCTTGTCGTTGCGAGTCAGGTCGGGACTGATCGGCTGCCAGTGCGCGCCCGCGTCGGTGGACTTGAACAGCACGTTCGCGCCCAGGTAAACGGTGTTGGCGTCCTTGCGGTCAACGCCGATGGGCGACGTCCAGTTGAACCGATACTTTAAGTCTGCCGGCGCCATCGAACCAACCCCATGCAGGTACGGACGCACGCTGATCGAGCGCCCGTTCGTCTTGTCGAAGCGCGAAATGAACCCGTTCTGCGAGTCGGCATAGATGATGTTGCTCTTGCCCGGCGCCGGGACAACGTATTCCCCGTCGCCGCCCGTCGCCGTCCACCACAGCGAGCCGGGAATGCCGCCGCGGCTCAGGCTGTTCGACGGGCCGCACCAGCCGTTGTTGTCCTGCAAGCCGCCGCACAGCAGGTACGGCTCGTCGTCGTCGTGCGCCACCATGTAGAACTGCTCGATCGGCAAATTGTCGAGGAAGCGCCACGTCTTGCCGCCGTCGCCGGTCACGTACACTCCGCCGTCGTTGCCTTCGATCATCCGCTCCGGTTGCGTCGGATCGATCCATAGCGAGTGATGGTCGGGATGCACGCCGCGCCCGATGTTGCGCGCGTTCTTGCCGCCGTCGTCCGACTGCAGAATGTCGAACGACAGGAAGTACAGCCGGTCTTCGCGATCGGGCGCCACGTACACCTGGCTGAAGTACCACGGCCGCGCGGCCAGCACGTGCCGGTCGCTGACCTCGGTCCAGTGGTCGCCGTTGTCCTTCGACTCCCACAGGCGTCCTTTCTTGGCGCCACCCAGCGCGTAGATGTGCGACGAGTTCGACTTCGCAATCGCCAGGCCGATGCGCGACATCACTTTCGGCAGGCCCTCGGTCAGGCGCGTCCACGTCACGCCGCCGTCAGTCGAGCGCCACACGCCGCTGTTCGGGCCGCCGTCGTCGAACATCCACGGACGCCTCGTCGCCTGCCACGTCGAGGCGAACAGCACCAGCGGATTGTTCGGGTCCATCACCAGCGCAGCCACGCCGGTGCTGTCGTCCACGAACAACGTTTTCGTCCACGTCTTGCCGCCGTCGGTGGTGCGGAACACGCCGCGGTCCTTGTTCGGACCCCACGCGTGTCCCTGCACGCCGACCAGCACAATGTTGGGATCGGCTGGATGAATCACGATGCTGGAAATCTGTCCCGCATCGCCCAGGCCCATGAAGCGCCACGAGGCGCCCGCGTCGGGCGAGAAGTACACGCCCTTCCCCGTGACCACGTCGTTGCGGATGTTGGCCTCGCCCGTGCCCACCCAGATCAGGTTGGGATTCGATGGCGCCAGCGCGATCGCGCCGATCGATGGCGGATACTTTTCGAAGATCGGCTTCCACGACAGCCCGCCGTCCACGCTCTTGAACACGCCGCCGGCTGCCGCGCCCGCATAATAGATGTTGGGCTTTCCCGGCACGCCCACAACCGCGGTCACGCGCCCGCCGCCCACCGTCGGCCCCAGGTTGCGGAACTTCAGGTTCTCCAGCGGATCGGTGCTCTTGCTGGGCGCGGGTGCGGCTTCTTCCCTCTCCTGCTCCTGCGCCATCGCGCCGACGCAGAACAGCACCAGCAGCAACAGGGCGGACAACTTCCACAGGCGAAGCATGGACTTCATGGCGAACTCTCCTCTATGCGGGTGGGTGACGTCAGCCAGGATTGCTCGGCAGGCAGACTGCTCCCGAAACGGTTAGCCAGCTTACCGCAACAGGCAGAGACAATAAAGAGCAGCCCTGGCTCGAAGCATCACGGACCGTGTGGCGCGGGCGACCTCGCCCGCGCCTGTTCGGCGCCCGCAAGTTTTCCCACAAAAACCGATCTCCCCGGCGAGGACCTGCGTACCATCTGTCATGCGGACCGCCGCCACCCTCGTCCTTGCGCTGCTGGTTTGCCCGGCCCTGCTCGCCCAGGACGACCTCGCCACCTTCAAGGCCGAGGTCAACCTCGTGCTGCTCGACGCCACCGTCCGCGACCGCCAGGGCCGCGTCATGACCGACCTGGGGAAAGACGACTTCCGCCTGCTGGAAGACGGACGCGAGCAGCGCATTCAGTACTTCTCGCGCGACGAGCTGCCGCTGGCCATCGCGCTCGTGCTCGACGTGAGCGGCAGCATGAAGCCAACCTTCGCGCAACTGCGGCGCTCGATGGTTTACGCCCTCGACCGCCTGCGTCCCACCGACCGCGCCGTGCTCTTCGCCTTCAGCCGCGACACCGAACGCCTCACCGGCCTCACCAGCAACCACGACCAGCTCGCCGACGCCATGGAATCGGTGAGCGCGCGCGGCGGCACCGACATCCTCGACGCGCTCTGGGCCGCCAGCGTCTACCTGAAGCAGCAGGCCCCGAAAGACCGCCGCGCCGTCATCCTCATCTCCGACAACATCGCCCCCAAGCGCGCCGAGCATGGCACGAAGGAAGTCATCGAGACCGCGCTCGAGTTCGAAACCGAAGTCCACAGCCTGTGCGTGTGCAACATGCCGCTCGGCTACGCGCTCCGCTTTACCCAGCCGGCATTCGCGCGCGTGAACGTTAGCAAAATCGTGAAGGCAACCGGCGGCGCTCTCACCAAGACTGGCTCCGACCAAACCCTCATCGAAGCCCTCGGCCAGACGCTGACCCGTCTGCGCCAGCGCTACACGCTGGGCTATACGCCCGACAAACGCAAAGACGCCAGGCCCGGCCAGTTCCACCGCGTCGAAATCCGCCTCTCACCCCAGATCGGCAAGCCTGGCGACGACTACACCGTCTCCGCACGCTCGGGCTACTACACGCCGTCGACTCCCTGAAGCCTTCGTGTCCTGTGTCCCTTCGTGCCCTTTGTGTTTAAGGCTTTTGACTTTGAATTTGCTTTTGCCGCGCGATTCGGTCCGCTGACGCCGGCAAAATTCGACTTTTGCTCACAGTCCCGCTATAAATGTCCGCTCCGCGCACTGAATTGGTTCCTGGTTTCTGCCGTCGCAAGTGGGTTTCACTCGAAACTTGAAACTGAACACTGTTTCCGGGAGGCCTCATGCTGCGTCGTTCCGCCGCGATCGCGGTTCTAACCCTGATCACCCTGACCGCGCTCATCGCGCAAACGCCCGCCCGCCGTGCCATCACCGAAAAAGACATCTTCGCCTTCCAGTGGATTGGCGATCCGCAACCCTCGCCCGACGGACAGCGCGTGGCCTTCGTCAAGGTCACCGTGAACGAGAAGCGCGACGGCTACGACACGGCCATCTACACCGTCTCCACGCGCGGCAACGCGGCTCCCGAGCGGCTGACCGGCGGCCGGCACGATTCCGCCCCGCGCTGGTCGCCTGACGGAACGCGGCTGGCATTCCTCCGCTTTGAAGAAAAGGACGGCAAGCCGCAGCCGCCGCAGCTCTATCTTCTCTCGATTGCTGGCGGCGGCGAGGCCGTGCAGCTCACCCACATGCCGAAAGGCGCGGGCGCGCCCAACTGGTCACCCGACGGCAAGCACATCGCCTTCACCAGCACGACATTGCCCGAGGAGTTCGCCAGGTCCGAGCGCGAGCGCAAGATGAAAGAAGCGGAGATCAGGGCCGGGCCGGCAGCGAAACCGGAGGACGAGAAGGCCCGCACCGAGAAGAAGGAAGAAACCGAAACCAGCGGCGAAGGCGCCAGGGCCAGCTTCAATCCCGGACACGAGAGCGACGTCCGCGTCATCACCCGCGCCGTTTACCGCATGAACGGCGCCGGCTATCTCGATCCCTCGCATCCCACGCACATCTGGATGCTCGACACGCCCGCTCCCGGCGGCCCCGAGCCCACGCCGCGCCAGCTCACCTCCGGCAAGTTCGACGAAAGCGACATTACCTGGTCCAACGACAGCGCCCTCGTCTATTACACGACCACGCGAATCGAAGAACAGTACTACGAGCTGCCGCAGAGCGACGTGTACGCCGTCGCGCTTGCGGGCGGCGAGCCGCGCAAAATCGCCGCCCTTGACTTCGACGCCGGCGGACTCTCGCTCAGCCCCGACGGCAAGCGCCTGGCCCTGCGCGGCGACGCGCGCCACGTGCCGGTGCAGTCCTACACGCAGCCTGACTTGTGGGTGCTCGACATCGCCTCCGGCGGCCCGCCGCGCAACTTGACCGAAAAGTACGACTACGACGTCGGCGCCGGTCTCACCGGCGACCAGTCCGCCCCGCGCGCCGCCGGCAACTCGCGACCCATCTGGACCGCGGACGGCCGCGCCATCATTGACGTGGTCTCCAAGGAAGGCCGCGCCAACCTCGTCCAGTTCGACGCGTCCACCGGCGCGCCCACCGAGTACACGCGCGGCAACCACGCCGTGATGAGCTTCCGCGCCCTCTCGTCCGCGAGCGGCCCGGCCGGCTTGCTGCTCAGCATCTCCACCCCCACCAACATCGCCGATCTTTATTCGTTGAGCGGCCCGGGCGGCGAAATGCGCCGCCTCACCAGCATCAACGCCGGCCTGTTCAGCCAGCTCAATCTCACCGAGCCGGAAGAAATCTGGTATCCGAGCTTCGACGGCAAGCGCATTCAGGCCTGGGTGCAGAAGCCGCCCGACTTCGACCCCGCGAAGAAGTACCCGCTCATCCTCAACATCCACGGCGGCCCGCACGCCGCTTACGGCTTCGTCTTCGACCACGAATTCCAGTGGATGGCGGCCAAGGGCTACGTCGTGCTCTATCCCAACCCGCGCGGGTCAACCAGCTACGGACAGGAGTTCGGCAACATCATTCAGTACCACTACCCGGGCGATGACTCCCGCGACCTGCTGCTCGGCGTGGATGAACTCATCCGGCGCGGCTATGTCGACGCGAAGAAACTCGGCGTCACCGGCGGCTCCGGGGGCGGCGTGCTCACCAACTGGATCGTGACGCACAGCGATCGTTTCGCCGCCGCGGTCTCCCAGCGCGACATCAGCGACTGGGCCTCGTGGTGGTACACCGCCGATTTCACGCTTTTCCACGAAAACTGGTTCAAGGCGCCGCCGTTCGAAGATCCGGCCGACTACGCGGCACGCTCCGCCATCACCTTCGTCAAGAACATCCGCACTCCGATGATGTTCATCCTGGGCGAGGCCGACTACCGCACGCCTCCCACCTCGGGCGGCGAGCAGCTCTTCCGCGCGCTCAAGTACCTGAAACGCCCCACCATCATGATCCGTTTCCCCGGCGAGTCACACGAACTCTCCCGCAGCGGCCAGCCCTGGCACCGGGTGGAGCGCCTGCAACACATCGTGGGATGGATGGACAAGTACCTTCAGGGAAAGCGCATCCCGCAGTACGACAGCGTGGCTGAGCAGCAACCGGCCGGCGTGCCAAAACCTGCCGAGCAGCCGGAAAAACGGAAGTAGAAGTACGACGGGCGCGGCGCCCGCCGCACCCGTCGCGCTGCTCTTTCGTGAAACGGGAAACGTGAAACGGTTCTTAGAAGTGGCACACCCTGCCGTGCTTCTCGAAATACTTCTGGTGATACTCCTCCGCCCGCCAGAACGGCGAAGCCGGCGCGATCTGCGTCACGATCGGCTTGCGGAAACGCCCTGACTTATCCAGCGCCTCCTTGCTCGCCTTCGCCGCCGCCTCCTGCTCCGGCGAATAATAGAAGATGACGCTGCGATACTGCTTGCCGAAATCCGGACCCTGCCGGTTGAGCTGCGTCGGGTCGTGAATCTGCCAGAATCGGTCGAGCAACTGCTCGTAGCTCACCTTCTTGGGATCGAACGTGACTTCCACCACCTCGGCGTGCCCGGTCGTGTCGGTACAAACTTCCTGGTAACTGGGGTTCTCTGTCTTCCCGCCCATGTAGCCCGAAACGGCATCAATCACCCCCGGGACCTCGCGGAACGCCGCCTCAACACCCCAGAAGCAGCCCGCGCCAAACGTGGCCTTTTCCATGGTCCTCTCCTTATGAATGTCTATGAGTGTAACGATAAACCTGATGAAGGGTCAGGCTGGCGGCGCGCAACTCCCGCGCCACACGCTTTACGTACGCAACTGACCGATGTCCGGATTCGCCCCTCGGCGCGTCCGAATGACGCATCCTGGCACACCTGTTAGATACCTTCTGCCGCCCTAAAGTTTCGCGCATCCCAGGCCGTCAACTCCGTTCTTCTCTCGATTGACACCAGAGTACCCGGTTGCTAGAGTCGCATCCTCGTCCAAATTTTGTCCGCGGAGCACACAGGAGACTTCCCGACCGATGACACGCCGTCTGGGCCCGCTGTGCTGCGCTCCGCTCTGTCTCCTTCTCCTGCTGACCGCCCATCCTCTGCCTGCGCAACAGCGCAATCCGTTCGCGCAGCGGCGCATTCCCCAGCGCCGCGCGGCTGATGCCGATGCCAATCGCCGGGACCGCTCCGGCGGGCGACGCGAGCACGACGGCCCCGAACAAATCCAGAAGCGCCAGGACTGGTTCTACCGCCAGCGCGCGTTTCCCCTCAAGCGCATCCCGGCGGGCGCGCGGCTCCGCGGCCTGCGCCAGATGGAAGCCATGGTCCGCGAGCAGCAGCGCGCGGCTGCCGCCTCCGGTCTGGGCATCACTGCCAATGCGAACACGTGGACGCTCATCGGCCCGCAGAGTG harbors:
- a CDS encoding S9 family peptidase, with the translated sequence MLRRSAAIAVLTLITLTALIAQTPARRAITEKDIFAFQWIGDPQPSPDGQRVAFVKVTVNEKRDGYDTAIYTVSTRGNAAPERLTGGRHDSAPRWSPDGTRLAFLRFEEKDGKPQPPQLYLLSIAGGGEAVQLTHMPKGAGAPNWSPDGKHIAFTSTTLPEEFARSERERKMKEAEIRAGPAAKPEDEKARTEKKEETETSGEGARASFNPGHESDVRVITRAVYRMNGAGYLDPSHPTHIWMLDTPAPGGPEPTPRQLTSGKFDESDITWSNDSALVYYTTTRIEEQYYELPQSDVYAVALAGGEPRKIAALDFDAGGLSLSPDGKRLALRGDARHVPVQSYTQPDLWVLDIASGGPPRNLTEKYDYDVGAGLTGDQSAPRAAGNSRPIWTADGRAIIDVVSKEGRANLVQFDASTGAPTEYTRGNHAVMSFRALSSASGPAGLLLSISTPTNIADLYSLSGPGGEMRRLTSINAGLFSQLNLTEPEEIWYPSFDGKRIQAWVQKPPDFDPAKKYPLILNIHGGPHAAYGFVFDHEFQWMAAKGYVVLYPNPRGSTSYGQEFGNIIQYHYPGDDSRDLLLGVDELIRRGYVDAKKLGVTGGSGGGVLTNWIVTHSDRFAAAVSQRDISDWASWWYTADFTLFHENWFKAPPFEDPADYAARSAITFVKNIRTPMMFILGEADYRTPPTSGGEQLFRALKYLKRPTIMIRFPGESHELSRSGQPWHRVERLQHIVGWMDKYLQGKRIPQYDSVAEQQPAGVPKPAEQPEKRK
- a CDS encoding VWA domain-containing protein; its protein translation is MRTAATLVLALLVCPALLAQDDLATFKAEVNLVLLDATVRDRQGRVMTDLGKDDFRLLEDGREQRIQYFSRDELPLAIALVLDVSGSMKPTFAQLRRSMVYALDRLRPTDRAVLFAFSRDTERLTGLTSNHDQLADAMESVSARGGTDILDALWAASVYLKQQAPKDRRAVILISDNIAPKRAEHGTKEVIETALEFETEVHSLCVCNMPLGYALRFTQPAFARVNVSKIVKATGGALTKTGSDQTLIEALGQTLTRLRQRYTLGYTPDKRKDARPGQFHRVEIRLSPQIGKPGDDYTVSARSGYYTPSTP
- the msrA gene encoding peptide-methionine (S)-S-oxide reductase MsrA codes for the protein MEKATFGAGCFWGVEAAFREVPGVIDAVSGYMGGKTENPSYQEVCTDTTGHAEVVEVTFDPKKVSYEQLLDRFWQIHDPTQLNRQGPDFGKQYRSVIFYYSPEQEAAAKASKEALDKSGRFRKPIVTQIAPASPFWRAEEYHQKYFEKHGRVCHF
- a CDS encoding YCF48-related protein — encoded protein: MPIAILLLATQCFAQWAPQNSGTTSSLRGISVVDGKIAWASGTRGTYLRTTDGGETWTPAQVAGAETLDFRDVQAFDASTAYLLAAGPGEASRIFKTTDGGAHWTAQYANHDPKGFLDCMAFWDAQHGIVVGDPVGGRFTVLLTSDGGAMWTAVPERGMPAALDGEGAFAASGTCVAVAEKKYAWFVTGGGAVGRVFRTSDAGKTWTAVSTPFAAGKEGAGIFSVAFADTDRGVIVGGDYKSPTVANANAAWTSDGGKTWKLASEQPAGYRSAVAVVPNTQWPTMIAVGTTGSDYSIDGGRTWKHLAEGNFNAVAFAAPDAGYAVGPQGTIVRVAGSAPGGKRPSLK